The following coding sequences lie in one beta proteobacterium CB genomic window:
- a CDS encoding Phosphoenolpyruvate carboxylase, producing MANPKNTELPLIDDIRLLGKILGDIVREQEGDAVYGLVEQVRKLSVSFHRDANQKANQELTKLLKGLSGESAMKVLRAFTYFSHLANLAEDRHHIRRRVAYERIGSYQDGSIPMAMKKLHAAGVTSKMISKTLEASLISPVLTAHPTEVQRTSILEAERDIANLLTARDQIKESSKTNNPQKDALLNKELKANEEQIRARVLQLWHTRLLRFTKLTVADEIENALTYYETTFLREIPKIYAQLEDSLSGNSVASFLKMGQWIGGDRDGNPNVSAKTLEYAVSRQAEMVLRHYLTEVHHLGRELSVSALLLNFPKKMQELAAASPDINEHRQDEPYRRALTGMYSRLAATLKVLTGTDAARHAVAPQNPYATAQEFLLDLKTIEASLVSQGAKALSDRRLRGLIRTVEVFGFHLATVDLRQSSDMHEAVLAELLQVSSVEKDYSSLYEGQKRELLLSLLKDPRPLRVVGHGYSDFAVSEIAIFEMAKKMRQLFGAEAIRHYIISHTETVSDLLEVLLLQKEVGLLHETMGKKARADLIVVPLFETIEDLRNAAPIMQQFYALPGILDLVKRSGAEQDIMLGYSDSNKDGGIVTSNWELYCAELALVKVFEPLEEKHGVKLRLFHGRGGTVGRGGGPSYEAILAQPPGTVRGQIRLTEQGEVIGSKYANPEIGRRNLETLVAATLEATLLKPTKQASKAFLDAASKISQASMDAYRGLVYETPGFAEYFFDATPIREIAKLNIGSRPASRKASQKIEDLRAIPWGFSWGQCRLTLPGWYGFGSAVQEFLNQPKAADKKVALGLLQKMYKEWPFFRTLLSNMDMALAKSDLALASRYSELVPDVKLRKKIFSAIEAEWNKTVDALNLVTGEKMRLAKNPALARSIRNRFPYIDPLHHLQLELVRRYRAGKHDERVQRGIHIAINGIAAGLRNTG from the coding sequence ATGGCCAATCCAAAAAATACAGAACTACCTCTAATCGACGACATACGCCTATTGGGAAAAATCTTGGGCGATATTGTTCGCGAACAAGAAGGTGATGCTGTTTATGGCCTTGTAGAGCAGGTTAGAAAACTATCCGTTTCCTTTCATCGAGATGCCAATCAAAAGGCAAATCAAGAGCTAACGAAGTTGCTCAAAGGATTGAGTGGCGAAAGTGCCATGAAGGTACTCAGAGCATTTACCTACTTTAGTCATTTGGCTAACTTGGCTGAAGATCGGCATCACATCCGGCGCCGCGTAGCTTATGAGCGTATCGGCAGTTATCAGGATGGCAGTATTCCAATGGCCATGAAAAAGCTTCATGCCGCTGGAGTAACTAGCAAGATGATCTCCAAGACATTGGAAGCAAGCTTGATTTCACCAGTGTTAACGGCTCACCCAACCGAAGTGCAAAGAACGAGTATTTTGGAGGCGGAACGCGACATTGCTAATTTGTTAACCGCGCGGGATCAGATCAAAGAATCATCTAAGACAAATAATCCTCAAAAAGATGCATTACTCAACAAAGAGCTCAAGGCTAATGAAGAGCAAATCCGTGCTCGTGTCTTACAGCTTTGGCATACCCGCCTGTTGCGCTTTACTAAGCTGACTGTTGCCGATGAAATTGAAAATGCGCTGACGTATTACGAGACTACTTTTTTGAGGGAGATCCCAAAGATCTATGCTCAATTAGAGGATTCACTCTCCGGAAACTCAGTTGCTAGCTTTTTGAAGATGGGGCAATGGATTGGCGGGGATCGTGATGGCAACCCTAATGTGAGTGCCAAGACTCTCGAGTACGCAGTCTCAAGGCAGGCTGAAATGGTGCTCAGACACTACTTAACTGAAGTCCATCACCTAGGGAGGGAGCTATCAGTCTCCGCATTACTGCTGAATTTTCCAAAAAAGATGCAAGAGCTTGCTGCTGCATCGCCAGATATTAATGAACATCGTCAGGACGAGCCCTATCGCAGAGCTCTGACTGGTATGTATTCTAGGCTGGCCGCTACTTTAAAAGTCTTAACTGGCACCGATGCCGCCCGTCATGCTGTAGCACCTCAAAATCCTTACGCTACTGCACAAGAATTTCTCTTGGATCTTAAGACTATTGAAGCTTCTTTGGTCTCTCAAGGCGCTAAAGCTTTATCTGATCGTCGTTTGCGCGGCTTGATTCGTACGGTTGAAGTGTTTGGCTTTCATTTGGCGACCGTGGATTTGCGTCAAAGCTCGGATATGCATGAAGCAGTGCTAGCTGAGCTCCTGCAGGTGTCATCAGTTGAAAAAGACTACTCCAGCCTTTATGAAGGGCAAAAGCGCGAACTTCTACTATCCCTATTAAAAGACCCAAGGCCACTGCGTGTCGTGGGTCATGGATATTCTGATTTTGCGGTATCTGAAATTGCTATCTTTGAGATGGCCAAGAAAATGCGCCAGCTCTTTGGTGCTGAGGCTATCCGCCATTACATCATTAGCCATACTGAAACTGTCAGTGACTTGCTAGAAGTCTTATTACTTCAAAAGGAAGTAGGCTTGTTGCATGAGACTATGGGCAAAAAAGCCCGAGCTGATCTGATCGTAGTTCCACTATTTGAGACGATTGAAGACTTGCGGAATGCCGCTCCCATCATGCAACAGTTTTATGCTTTGCCAGGTATTCTGGATTTAGTAAAACGATCCGGGGCAGAGCAAGACATCATGCTGGGATATTCCGATTCCAATAAGGATGGCGGGATTGTCACCAGCAATTGGGAGCTATATTGCGCTGAACTAGCCCTAGTGAAAGTATTTGAGCCTCTGGAGGAAAAGCATGGCGTGAAATTGCGCTTATTCCATGGCAGGGGTGGCACAGTAGGTCGTGGAGGTGGCCCAAGCTATGAGGCCATTCTCGCGCAGCCTCCGGGCACTGTTCGAGGCCAGATTCGTTTAACGGAGCAGGGTGAAGTCATTGGCTCCAAGTACGCAAATCCAGAGATCGGTAGACGCAATTTAGAAACCTTGGTAGCAGCAACATTAGAAGCAACCCTATTAAAGCCGACTAAGCAGGCGAGCAAGGCCTTCTTAGATGCCGCATCCAAAATATCGCAAGCGAGCATGGATGCTTATCGAGGTCTGGTGTATGAGACTCCAGGTTTTGCAGAGTATTTCTTTGACGCGACACCAATCAGAGAAATTGCAAAGCTCAATATTGGCTCTCGTCCAGCCAGTCGTAAAGCTAGTCAAAAAATTGAAGATCTTCGCGCTATTCCATGGGGATTTAGTTGGGGGCAGTGCCGTTTAACGCTGCCAGGTTGGTATGGTTTTGGTTCAGCAGTGCAGGAATTCTTAAATCAACCTAAGGCTGCAGATAAAAAGGTAGCACTTGGTCTTCTGCAAAAGATGTACAAAGAGTGGCCTTTTTTTAGAACCTTGCTATCGAATATGGATATGGCTTTGGCCAAGAGTGATCTAGCCCTGGCATCGCGTTATAGCGAGCTTGTCCCGGATGTGAAGTTGCGTAAGAAGATCTTCAGCGCAATTGAGGCAGAGTGGAATAAAACAGTGGACGCATTGAACTTGGTAACGGGCGAAAAGATGCGTTTAGCCAAGAATCCAGCGTTGGCTAGATCTATCAGAAATCGCTTCCCTTACATTGATCCACTTCATCACTTGCAGCTTGAATTAGTGCGACGCTACCGTGCTGGCAAGCATGATGAACGAGTGCAAAGAGGGATTCATATTGCGATTAATGGCATTGCAGCTGGATTGAGAAATACCGGGTAA
- a CDS encoding LysR family transcriptional regulator, whose product MLPDVDSLALFVKAAELGSLTKAADESSMSLAAASRRIALLEHRFKASLFNRSSRGIELTSAGSALVKHAKDLLVDINKMQSEMTDYEAGSKGVLRVMASTSVMTHRFPYDLANFLKKYPDYRVVVQERWSDEAVKSLLSAEIDVAFIINGSVTNGLELHDYETDRLCAVFPKGHPLNKVKNLTYSSILDYEIVGLESSANLMRLLAMEASKLDKVMRTRIEVRSFEAIQKAVSAGLGVGFLPFATEQAINLQDNNLIAVPIEEEWAKRRILLCVRKDQSNNLILQKFLEAFINK is encoded by the coding sequence ATGCTTCCTGATGTAGATTCGTTGGCTCTATTCGTTAAAGCGGCAGAGCTTGGTAGCCTGACGAAGGCTGCGGACGAGTCCAGCATGAGTTTGGCGGCAGCAAGTAGGCGCATTGCACTTCTCGAGCACAGATTTAAAGCTTCTTTGTTCAATCGATCCTCTCGCGGAATCGAGTTGACAAGTGCAGGCTCAGCTTTGGTTAAGCATGCCAAAGACTTACTTGTTGATATTAATAAGATGCAGTCAGAAATGACTGATTATGAGGCTGGCAGCAAGGGCGTATTGCGGGTCATGGCATCAACATCCGTGATGACGCACCGCTTTCCATATGATCTTGCTAACTTTCTAAAAAAATATCCAGACTATCGTGTAGTTGTTCAAGAGCGGTGGAGTGATGAGGCTGTAAAGAGTCTTCTGTCTGCAGAAATTGATGTCGCATTCATCATTAATGGCTCTGTGACGAATGGACTTGAGTTACACGACTATGAAACAGATCGACTTTGCGCTGTTTTTCCAAAAGGCCATCCTTTAAACAAAGTTAAAAACTTAACTTATTCAAGCATTCTTGATTATGAGATTGTTGGACTTGAATCAAGTGCCAACCTCATGCGTTTGCTTGCTATGGAAGCAAGTAAGCTTGATAAGGTAATGAGAACCCGCATTGAGGTAAGAAGCTTTGAGGCGATCCAGAAGGCTGTATCCGCAGGGCTGGGTGTTGGCTTCTTACCTTTTGCCACTGAGCAAGCTATTAATCTACAAGATAACAATCTAATTGCTGTACCCATCGAAGAAGAGTGGGCTAAGCGTCGCATCCTATTGTGCGTGAGAAAAGACCAGTCTAATAATCTAATCCTACAAAAGTTCCTAGAAGCATTTATAAATAAATAA
- a CDS encoding Electron transfer flavoprotein, alpha subunit, producing the protein MAALVIAEHDNQSLKAATLNAVAAALQCSPEVDVLVAGSAADGAASAAAQIAGVRKVIQVDAPSLADQLAEPLAAQILSIANGYSHILAPATANGKNVLPRVAAKLDVAQLSDITKVVSPDTFERPIYAGNAIATVQSADPVKVITVRTTGFDPVAASGGSAAVEKQAATEVSGKSSFVGRELTKSDRPELTAAKIIVSGGRGLGSGEKYQEIVVPLADKLGAALGASRAAVDAGYVPNDYQVGQTGKIVAPQLYIAVGISGAIQHLAGMKDSKVIVAINKDPEAPIFSVADYGLVADLNAAVPELTRSI; encoded by the coding sequence ATGGCCGCACTCGTTATTGCTGAACACGACAATCAATCCTTAAAGGCGGCTACGCTCAATGCGGTAGCAGCTGCCCTGCAGTGCTCCCCTGAGGTGGATGTATTGGTGGCTGGTAGCGCTGCTGATGGCGCCGCTTCTGCCGCAGCTCAAATTGCTGGAGTACGTAAAGTGATTCAGGTGGATGCCCCATCTTTGGCTGATCAACTTGCTGAACCTTTAGCTGCTCAGATTCTTTCCATAGCTAATGGCTATAGCCATATCCTCGCGCCAGCAACGGCTAATGGTAAGAATGTATTGCCACGTGTTGCTGCTAAGTTAGATGTCGCGCAGTTATCGGACATTACTAAGGTTGTCTCGCCTGATACTTTCGAGCGTCCAATCTATGCGGGCAATGCGATTGCTACCGTGCAATCCGCCGACCCAGTTAAGGTGATTACAGTTCGTACAACTGGATTTGATCCCGTTGCTGCAAGTGGTGGATCAGCGGCGGTAGAAAAACAAGCCGCTACCGAAGTTTCTGGTAAATCATCTTTCGTGGGTCGCGAGCTCACCAAGTCAGATCGTCCTGAACTCACTGCTGCCAAAATCATCGTATCCGGTGGTCGTGGTTTAGGTTCCGGTGAAAAGTATCAAGAGATTGTTGTGCCTTTAGCCGATAAGCTTGGTGCAGCGCTGGGTGCATCACGCGCCGCAGTCGATGCTGGTTATGTTCCGAATGACTATCAAGTGGGTCAGACTGGCAAGATTGTTGCTCCACAGTTGTATATCGCAGTAGGTATCTCTGGTGCGATTCAGCATTTGGCAGGCATGAAAGACTCTAAGGTGATCGTAGCCATTAATAAAGATCCTGAAGCGCCCATCTTTAGTGTGGCTGATTACGGCCTCGTTGCCGACTTAAATGCCGCCGTACCTGAATTGACGCGGTCTATCTAA
- a CDS encoding Electron transfer flavoprotein beta-subunit, which yields MKILVAVKRVVDYNVKIRVKSDNSGVDLANVKMSMNPFDEIAVEEAVRLKEAGVATEVVVVSAGPTQCQETLRTALAIGADRAILVETDAELQPLAVAKILKALSEKEQAQIVILGKQAIDDDSNQTGQMLASLMDIPQATFASKVLVADGKASVTREVDGGLETIAITLPAVITTDLRLNEPRYVTLPNIMKAKKKTLEIVKPEELGVDIAARLKTLKVEEPPKRSAGVMVADVAALVDKLKNEAKVI from the coding sequence ATGAAAATCTTAGTGGCAGTAAAACGCGTTGTTGATTACAACGTCAAAATTCGGGTGAAATCAGATAACTCTGGTGTCGATCTGGCAAACGTCAAAATGAGCATGAATCCATTTGATGAGATTGCAGTAGAAGAGGCGGTGCGATTAAAAGAGGCTGGAGTTGCTACTGAGGTAGTAGTAGTTTCTGCTGGCCCAACTCAGTGCCAGGAAACCTTGCGTACTGCCTTAGCAATTGGGGCTGATCGTGCCATTTTGGTAGAAACCGATGCTGAATTACAGCCTTTAGCAGTTGCAAAAATTCTTAAAGCGCTCTCTGAAAAAGAACAGGCGCAGATCGTGATCTTGGGTAAACAAGCGATTGATGACGATAGCAATCAGACGGGTCAGATGTTGGCGAGCTTGATGGATATTCCACAAGCTACCTTTGCTTCCAAAGTGCTTGTTGCAGACGGTAAAGCGAGCGTGACTCGTGAGGTAGATGGTGGCTTGGAAACGATTGCAATTACTTTGCCCGCAGTCATCACGACTGACTTGCGTTTGAATGAGCCCCGTTATGTGACTCTGCCAAACATCATGAAGGCCAAGAAGAAGACTTTGGAAATTGTGAAGCCTGAAGAGCTTGGTGTTGATATTGCTGCGCGCCTCAAAACACTCAAAGTAGAAGAGCCGCCAAAGCGCTCTGCTGGTGTGATGGTTGCTGATGTAGCAGCTCTAGTAGATAAACTTAAAAATGAAGCGAAGGTGATTTAA
- a CDS encoding L-carnitine dehydratase/bile acid-inducible protein F has protein sequence MSIRPLDGVTVVSLEHAVAAPFCTRQLADLGARVIKVERPEVGDFARGYDQRVKGMSSHFVWANRSKESLALDLKQPEALEILKSLLKAADVFVQNLAPGATSRMGLSVDELKKINPCLIICDISGYGNFGPYTNKKAYDLLIQSEAGFLSVTGTKETPSKAGNSIADIAAGMYAYTNILSALLLRNKTNVGSHIDVSMLESLGEWMSYPMYYAFDGAESPPRSGASHATIYPYGPFGVAGGNTVMLGLQNEREWKLFCEKVLLNPELAGDEKFASNFKRNENRDALKKIIDDCFAELSIDVVTKRLEDAQIANAQVNTMKDLWDHPQLGARHRWRYVDSPVGDIPAMLPPGLNDQYDYRMDPVPGVGQHSESILEGLGLSADKIASLKSSKTI, from the coding sequence ATGAGCATTCGTCCATTAGATGGTGTTACGGTAGTTTCTCTTGAGCACGCTGTGGCTGCCCCGTTCTGCACACGTCAACTAGCTGATCTAGGTGCTCGTGTAATTAAGGTAGAGCGTCCTGAGGTGGGTGACTTTGCTAGGGGATATGACCAGCGAGTTAAAGGTATGTCATCCCACTTCGTTTGGGCGAACCGTTCAAAAGAGAGCTTGGCTCTGGATTTAAAGCAGCCTGAGGCACTAGAGATTTTGAAGTCCCTGTTAAAGGCGGCGGATGTCTTTGTGCAGAATTTGGCGCCTGGCGCTACCTCAAGAATGGGTTTATCTGTAGATGAGCTAAAAAAGATAAATCCATGCCTGATTATTTGCGATATTTCGGGATATGGAAATTTTGGCCCATATACGAATAAGAAGGCATATGACCTACTCATTCAAAGTGAGGCTGGGTTCTTATCCGTAACAGGTACGAAGGAAACGCCGAGTAAGGCGGGCAACTCCATTGCAGATATTGCCGCTGGTATGTATGCCTATACCAATATTTTGAGCGCATTGCTTTTGAGAAATAAGACCAATGTTGGTTCCCATATCGATGTTTCTATGCTGGAATCATTGGGTGAGTGGATGAGTTATCCAATGTATTACGCGTTTGATGGAGCTGAGTCACCCCCACGCTCCGGCGCCTCTCATGCAACAATTTATCCTTATGGCCCGTTTGGGGTCGCTGGTGGAAATACAGTAATGCTGGGCCTACAAAATGAGCGGGAGTGGAAGCTATTTTGCGAGAAAGTACTTTTAAACCCTGAATTGGCGGGCGATGAGAAGTTTGCTTCTAATTTCAAGCGCAACGAAAATCGTGATGCACTTAAAAAGATTATTGATGATTGTTTTGCTGAACTCTCGATTGATGTCGTAACTAAAAGGCTTGAGGATGCTCAGATTGCAAATGCGCAAGTAAATACAATGAAGGATCTATGGGATCACCCTCAGTTGGGCGCACGTCATAGATGGCGCTATGTGGATTCTCCAGTTGGAGATATCCCTGCGATGCTTCCCCCTGGTCTAAATGATCAATATGACTATCGCATGGATCCGGTTCCAGGAGTGGGTCAGCATAGTGAGTCAATTCTTGAGGGGCTTGGGCTTTCTGCAGACAAGATCGCTAGCTTAAAGAGCTCCAAAACAATATAA